A single window of Pyrus communis chromosome 10, drPyrComm1.1, whole genome shotgun sequence DNA harbors:
- the LOC137749060 gene encoding uncharacterized protein, with the protein MFPKQLRTVGTAAAVLLGGILTLNLASTATIGALRFTAESKRRRVALPCVVCRGKGFYICKLCKGNATIEWSPLHDPIAINPCLCPTCDGNRVQRCLNCLGKGYN; encoded by the exons ATGTTTCCGAAGCAACTCCGCACCGTTGGCACAGCCGCCGCCGTACTCCTCGGCGGAATCCTCACCCTCAACCTGGCTTCCACCGCCACAATCGGAGCGCTCCGGTTCACCGCCGAATCCAAACGG AGAAGGGTTGCGCTGCCCTGTGTGGTTTGCAGAGGGAAAGGGTTTTATATATGCAAGCTTTGCAAAGGGAATGCCACCATTGAATGGTCGCCGCTGCACGATCCGATTGCCATCAACCCCTGCCTTTGCCCTACCTGTGATGGAAATAG GGTGCAACGCTGTCTCAACTGTCTAGGGAAGGGATACAATTGA
- the LOC137746910 gene encoding G-type lectin S-receptor-like serine/threonine-protein kinase At4g27290, with the protein MKTSGTFSLLLCTFTCFFVCLSHASDTLSHGQFLYSNQTLVSAGGVFELGFFSSPSSPDTYMGIWFKNDKNQKPVWVANRNSPLLDSVGTVGSSGVYVTIRYDGNMVILDRRDTPFIVNYGAVAPGKNTTARILDSGNLVLMEGGDTFWQSFYYPTDTFLPGMKLGFFNINTEESRRQYLVSWSSTSDPADGPYALGIDQVNHTQFNVWRSDGAYQQIGFWDGHEFHLFFKSKSDNLNYSFVWHSNEIYLTFSNKNSSMPSWFVVASDGLIDEFMMVGNEITIVDYSLCNDTMARSSNGCLVRMPSACSDGDNFSRVTGMLPSSLFLSWPIRIDPYDCEILCRNNCSCVAYTYDSLPDDGTLCQLYYGNKTDLQKIVRTGNSTIYVRGNAFKSGIYEFRSGTRDSMRLLLSQLSADDNASSPNLIEFGRQKDHELPLLSFSFIVKSTNNFSLANKLGQGGFGPVYKGKLLQHHIAVKRLSKSSGQGPVEFKNEVQLISKLQHRNLVKLLGCCIHREEKILIYEYMPNKSLDSFLFDQSKRRLLNWRQRIHIIEGIAQGLLYLHKYSRLRIIHRDLKISNILLDAHMNPKISDFGLARILFGNECRAKTNRVVGTFGYMSPEYLMHGLFSTKSDVFSFGVIVLEIVSGRKNANFYESDHSLNLLGHAWNLWKSGQAAELMDSTLAGSSSMESLLLCIQVGLLCVQDCAEDRPTMSDVVSMLSNEGANLPNPKQPTYSNLTTEVDKPLNRLPSVNLLTCSEVEAR; encoded by the exons ATGAAAACATCGGGAACATTTTCTCTTCTGTTGTGTACTTTCACCTGCTTCTTTGTGTGTTTATCTCATGCATCGGACACCCTGAGTCATGGACAATTCTTGTACAGCAATCAAACCCTGGTTTCCGCCGGCGGAGTGTTTGAGCTAGGCTTTTTCAGCTCCCCCTCTTCGCCGGACACGTACATGGGAATCTGGTTCAAGAATGACAAGAACCAAAAGCCAGTTTGGGTTGCAAACAGAAACAGCCCCCTTTTGGATTCCGTTGGAACGGTGGGTTCCTCCGGAGTATATGTCACCATCCGGTATGATGGGAACATGGTGATCCTTGACAGAAGAGACACTCCATTTATTGTGAATTATGGAGCAGTTGCACCAGGGAAAAACACAACTGCAAGGATTCTTGACTCGGGAAATCTTGTTCTGATGGAAGGAGGAGACACGTTTTGGCAGAGTTTCTACTACCCGACGGATACATTTCTTCCTGGAATGAAGCTGGGGTTTTTCAACATAAACACTGAGGAGTCGAGGAGGCAGTATCTTGTGTCCTGGTCAAGCACTTCTGACCCTGCTGATGGTCCTTATGCTCTAGGCATTGATCAAGTGAACCACACTCAGTTCAACGTCTGGCGCAGCGATGGAGCTTACCAACAGATTGGATTTTGGGATGGCCATGAATTCCATTTATTCTTCAAAAGCAAGTCGGATAATCTCAACTACAGTTTCGTTTGGCATAGTAACGAGATTTATCTTACTTTTAGCAATAAAAATAGTAGCATGCCTTCGTGGTTCGTGGTAGCCTCGGATGGGCTGATTGATGAGTTCATGATGGTAGGAAATGAGATTACGATTGTCGATTATTCACTATGCAATGACACAATGGCACGCAGTTCTAATGGCTGTTTGGTGCGGATGCCATCAGCGTGCTCAGATGGAGATAATTTCTCACGTGTCACAGGAATGCTGCCGAGttcattgtttttaagttgGCCAATTCGGATAGATCCCTATGACTGCGAGATATTGTGCAGGAACAATTGCTCATGTGTTGCATATACATATGATTCTCTGCCGGATGATGGAACTCTATGTCAACTTTATTATGGAAATAAAACCGATCTTCAAAAAATCGTCAGGACAGGAAACAGCACCATCTATGTGCGTGGTAACGCCTTTAAATCCG GAATTTATGAATTCCGCAGTGGCACGAGAGACAGTATGAGGCTATTATTGTCGCAGTTGAGTGCCGATGATAATGCCAGCAGTCCAAATCTTATAGAATTTGGAAGGCAGAAGGATCATGAGTTGCCACTGCTTAGCTTTTCATTCATAGTGAAATCCACTAATAATTTCTCTCTTGCAAATAAGCTTGGGCAAGGTGGTTTCGGGCCTGTTTATAAG GGCAAATTACTACAACACCACATTGCAGTCAAAAGGCTATCCAAAAGTTCTGGACAAGGACCGGTGGAGTTCAAGAACGAGGTGCAGTTAATCTCTAAGCTCCAGCACAGAAATCTTGTGAAGCTTTTGGGTTGTTGCATTCATCGAGAAGAAAAGATACTAATATACGAGTACATGCCCAATAAAAGCTTGGATTCCTTCCTTTTCG ATCAATCAAAGCGAAGGCTATTAAATTGGAGACAGCGCATACACATAATTGAAGGGATTGCTCAAGGGCTTCTTTATCTTCACAAGTACTCTAGATTAAGAATTATTCATCGAGATCTGAAAATTAGCAACATCTTATTGGATGCTCACATGAACCCCAAGATTTCAGACTTTGGCTTGGCTAGAATTTTATTTGGGAATGAATGTCGAGCCAAAACAAATCGGGTTGTTGGAACATT TGGCTATATGTCTCCTGAGTATTTGATGCACGGCCTTTTCTCAACTAAATCCGATGTGTTCAGCTTTGGAGTCATTGTATTGGAGATTGTAAGCGGCAGGAAGAATGCAAATTTTTATGAGTCAGATCATTCCCTGAACTTACTAGGACAT GCTTGGAACTTATGGAAATCTGGGCAAGCCGCGGAGCTCATGGATTCGACATTGGCAGGTTCAAGCTCAATGGAAAGCCTTTTGCTCTGCATTCAGGTGGGTCTTTTATGTGTCCAAGACTGTGCAGAAGATAGGCCAACCATGTCGGATGTTGTTTCGATGTTGAGCAATGAAGGAGCAAATTTACCTAACCCTAAGCAGCCTACGTATTCGAATTTAACGACAGAGGTTGATAAACCATTAAATCGATTGCCTTCTGTAAATCTATTAACATGTTCGGAAGTGGAAGCACGTTAA